The following DNA comes from Triticum aestivum cultivar Chinese Spring chromosome 3D, IWGSC CS RefSeq v2.1, whole genome shotgun sequence.
TCTGGAATGACGGGTGCTTCCTGGCATACTCCGACGCCAACACCACcgaggaggacggcgacgagcggcgctggatGAGCTTCACGGCCCACGACTCCACCGTCTACCCCCGGTTCTacgacgtggagacgctggccggCCAGGCGCGGTCCCTGGTGCCCCGCGCCGCGGCGAACGCCACGGCGGGCATGctggcggcggcgagcgcggcaCTGCAGGCGAACAGCACGGTGCGCGCGGTGGCCCAGTGCCCCCCGTGGAACGTCACGGCGGCGGAGTGCGCCCTGTGCCTGGGCAGGCGAAAATATATTTTGAGCAGGTGCGCCCCGGCCCGCTTATCTGGTGCGTACATACACCTCGCGATATGTGCCAGCTGCTACCGTAAGATCGCCAGGCCACGGTTAGGTTATATCGATCGGGTTAGCAGGTCCTTCGTCCGTGATCTCGCCTATTACATAGCGTAGGGTACTGTTCATCAGCTAGAAACGAGACAAACAGCTATGGGACACGGCCCGTGACTCTGGTCTATATGCGACCCCCCTTGTATCTCTAGGAGCAGGCTAGCCGACGGGGGAGGGGGATTCAGCAGAAGCAGAGCGGCCGAGGGAACCAGATCCTGAGCGAGACGCAGGAGGTTCTGGTGTCGCGAGGAGGCACCGGGACGGGCGGGCTGCCGGGGAAATCCAGCGCCGGGCGGCATCGGGCACTTGGAGTATGGCGTTTCGTCTGGGACTCGCGCAATATCCTGGATGGCTGGACGCCATGATAGATCCGACCCCGACCACCCTCCATCGTTCGGTCTGACTGCGGAGGATGGGTCGCCGGCGGCTTGGTTGGATCTGTGCTTCGGCTCAGAACCAAGAAGGAGAGGGGATTCAGAATCTCACTTGGGGAATTTTAAGAAATCGACTATAAGGCATCCCGGACAAGTGATGCGATTAGTACACCAGTATCCAGTCTTGATACGTACCTGCAGCCGGCCGCCGGGGAGGTTCCCGTTGCGGCGAGCGTCGGCGCCATTGAATCGCCTCCTTGCACCCAATCCATTACAGCCGTGCTCACGGGCCGCGTCGGTATGCAAGGGGGCGGGTGGAGACAAAAAAAATGCAGAGGGTACGATGGAGCTGTTACTCTACGACGACAAGAACCATGACAGAAGTCTGACACGGTAATACGTGCACTAAATAGCTATCCTGCGATGGGCATCTCGAGGGAAAGAGCGACGCTTCGACCGCTACGATAGCGCGGCCCCGGTGCAGGTGTTCGAAAAATCCGCGTCCGCCGCCCACGCACCCTGGGCAGGTCGGTGCAGGACTTCCCGGAGATCCTCAAGAGCCACGACGGCGCTCGGCCAGGCGTGGCCTCGGTGCACCGCTACAGGTGCAACCTCCGGTTCGAGATATCCGCTCCAGACCTGCTGCCCGCGGGAGTGGAAGCAAGGATCCGTACGTGAGCTCGGCCACCCATTAAATTCCCTTCTTGCAAATTAAAAGTTGGTGACTAAGCTGaatatgtatgtgtgtgtgcatTGCATTCAGGGAAGGCTCTTATTGTCTTCATAGTCGGCGCCGTTGCAATCGTCGTCGGCATCGTCGCTATCATCACCGGAGTTGTTGTTCTACTTGTGATGAagcgaaggaagaagatgaagaaggaggcTCAAGCAGCCCTCTCGAcgccaacaatataattttttgtcatatgcattaacattttgttattaaatatatgatcaaaatttgacacaaaatacaaaaaagggttaataaaccaggacggagaaaGTACTCATAGACAGGGGCAACAAACAAAGAGCAGACGTTTGGCTCCCGGGTGCCATGGAAACCTTTTTTTGAATACAAATCAAAATTCAAGCTTCTCGGTTTCAAAGAAATCTGAAAAAAATTGTGCAAGTAAACAAGTATGTCATGTCTATGTGCGTAAAATTTCAGAATGAAAAACGTTGAAATGtgacctgtacaaaaaagacaaattcattggcctgagaggatgaatagtatcatgtgttaaaaaacctcagatttgtcttttttgcacagccctcatttcaactTATTTTGCCCTGAAAAATTACACACATatgtgttatgccttcatgtatatgtgtgttttttttcataattttttgaaatgtactccctccgtcccaatatagtgtcaaaaacgttatattttgagacggagggagtagaaaatatgaAATTCgacaaaattcaaaattttcaatattccCAACAAATTACCCTAAAAAAAGACAATATTCCACATCACATTCTCCTGTATCGATGGATATGGAAGCCCAGCTTCCGGCTCCCTTTTTTTTTATTTCACTGCAAATGATGTTAGACTTTTTCCTCAGAAGTTCTTCAAAAGAACTGTAAGACTTGAGTATACTAGGACAAAAGATGATTTTGACAAGCTAAATCCCCTGTTGCAAGTTGCAACAATTCCTAGGTACAAGTTACATTACAGAAAGAATCCCTTGCTGCTTGCTTCCTGCAGCTGTCCCCATGCTTCATCCCCACCACAGAAGCTCTGCAGTAAATACCAGCAATAATCACAGTATACATATCATAACTTGGAGTAAGTTGATCAGCAACAATTAGCTCATTTTCCATCCAACTACATACAGACTATAACAACTGGGCTGCGAGGATCTCGTTCCACGTGTCCGGCACGCCAGGGAGGCACCAGTGCAGGCAGTCCTGGATCCCCTGTGTAGCCTTGATGCTGTACCGCGATATGTGCCCTTCGTCCCTCAGGCGCGACAGAGCGGTGACATCCAGCAGCTTCACCCTCGTTCCCGTCACAGCACCCTCGGCGTCGGCATCCTCGGAGCGGTTCTGGGAGATGCCGCTGCCCTTGGCCAGAGGGCTCGTGCTGTCGCAGCGGCCGCCGGTGTCCCAGTCCCCGTTGAAGAAATGCCGGGGCGATATGGATCGGTAGAAGGCCTTCAGGTGGGGGTGGCGGGGGAGCTGCGCGTCCAGCCACTTGACGACGCTGTGGATGGTGAAGTTCTTGGCCTTCCAGATGGCGGCGATGTTCTTGTTGTGGTTCGGGGATCCGCCGACGTACATCTCCCACTTGTTTGCCCTCAGCTTGCCCCGGTTCCAGTGGTGGCCGGTGTTGAGGACCAGAACGTGGATCCTGTGGAGGTTGTCCCGCACGAAAGCAGGTGGGCGGTCGAGGTGCATGGCGTAGCTGGTGGCTGGATCTGATGGATTCAGAGGCTCCAGATCACATAGCGTCGACGACCAATGGTATAGAATGGTCGTGTTGGTGCTCGGGAACCGGTAAGCCCAGCCATCTGGTCTTTTAGCGCCTGGTGCCAAGGCAAGTCCATACTCCGCACCGACATCTTCCACGTCTGTCCGCTCTTCTCCAGCAGTAGCCATACACATCATGGACTGAAACATCTGCCTCCCTAAAGAATCGCCCACATAAGCAATAGTTTTGTCCTGCACTCTGAAATATAACCAAATTAGTTTTTTTTTCCTGAATGACTCGAGCAATAACAATAATAGGGCCAAAGAATGCAGTATATTATCAACCCCACATTCATATCAGACATGCTATGGACATGTACCTCATCAAGAACTGAGAGGCCTCAAACTCTAGCATATCACAAGCTTCAGGTTGCCATCTAAATTGTTCGTAATCAAAATCAGTGCGCTGAGTCAATCTGCAGGACCAGCTCTCAGAGAGCCACTGTTTACAGCCAAAACCAGAGTAGAGTGGTCTGCGCTTGTCAGGAACCCATCTTCCATTTCTATGATTACATTCTGAAGATAgaggaagcaaacacaagatagaAATATTAGGGCCAGATAACCCCTGACTAACTTATGTACAACACGGAAATTCAGTATTCAAGACATAACCAAAAGGTGGCGCTGAAGAAATGCATATTAGCATTCTCAAGAAAGAATCCATGGTTCCTCCTACGGTCATAGAAGATAAGTAATTACCTTTCGGCTCAGAAGGTGATGCCCCCTGTTCACCTCCCACATTAGCAGGAACACCGACAACGGGCAGTGGTGGTGGTGCGCCGGTAACTTGTTTTTGTACTTTAACTACTGGCTGTGGCAACGAATCTACACTTGGGAAGTCTTCATCTGAGGATGTATGCTGATCTACAAACTTTGAGTTAGCTACAGAAATTCGAAGAAAAATGAGAATAAAGATAAGAATAATgcaaaaaagaaagagaaatatGTCTATATGCTAAATGACCTGGATGGGACACAACCAATGAATCTGGATGAATATCTTCAGTATTGTAGTATGTTCCTTCCTCCCATTTCCAGAGAATAAACATCACGAAGAAAGCAAGAAGGACGAGTTTAAGCTGCTTGCACCGCAGTCCATTTATGCTCCTCAATCTCATCCTTTATTGATGTTTACGAAAAATCCATATAAAAGTAGGACGGCTTATGATTGTCGAAACCTGTTGGCATGTAAGAAAAGAGGTAAAAATAAGTACGTGATATTATATCTCATAGTATATAACATTTTAGCAAATTATTAAAATTTATAAGTTCCGTGCAAACAAAAGATTAGCAGTAACACGACCAGTTGTTGCACTCATCATTTAAGTTGTTATTAATATATCAATCATCAATATTTGAAAAGCGTCTCTCAAGTCTGTCCCCTGACCTGTTAAAGTGTTAAGTACAAAATCATATTCTAAGTCTGTTAAAAAAATGGGAAAATGCTATAACCAGTGACCTTCTTAATCAAGTGGATGAAGGTTTAAGTACAAAATCATATTCTAAGTCTGTTAAAAAAATGGGGAAATGCTATAACCAGTGACCTTCTTAATCAAGTGGATGAAGGTATGACTTCACATTGGGGGCATGATCACAACTCAAAACACTTGTCAAGGTTTCCATGAAGATATAAGCCTCAGTCCTGGGGACATACACAGAAATTCAATTGCAAGCACATCGTATGTGCCCCCCTAAAAAAAAGCACATCATACGTGACACATATTTGGACTGAAGCATCTACCAGGATAAAGAAACAGCACACATTAGCAGATCAAACCATTGAACTGACACATATTTGGACTGAAACATCTACCAGAACAAACAAACAATTTTGTCCCAATATATTCAGACAACCAACATTATGAGCACCTAGCAGAAGATCAAGCCATTCTCAAGTACAAACGCAACAAAACAAC
Coding sequences within:
- the LOC123077210 gene encoding protein trichome birefringence-like 16 isoform X3, translated to MLEFEASQFLMRVQDKTIAYVGDSLGRQMFQSMMCMATAGEERTDVEDVGAEYGLALAPGAKRPDGWAYRFPSTNTTILYHWSSTLCDLEPLNPSDPATSYAMHLDRPPAFVRDNLHRIHVLVLNTGHHWNRGKLRANKWEMYVGGSPNHNKNIAAIWKAKNFTIHSVVKWLDAQLPRHPHLKAFYRSISPRHFFNGDWDTGGRCDSTSPLAKGSGISQNRSEDADAEGAVTGTRVKLLDVTALSRLRDEGHISRYSIKATQGIQDCLHWCLPGVPDTWNEILAAQLL
- the LOC123077210 gene encoding protein trichome birefringence-like 14 isoform X2 → MRLRSINGLRCKQLKLVLLAFFVMFILWKWEEGTYYNTEDIHPDSLVVSHPDQHTSSDEDFPSVDSLPQPVVKVQKQVTGAPPPLPVVGVPANVGGEQGASPSEPKECNHRNGRWVPDKRRPLYSGFGCKQWLSESWSCRLTQRTDFDYEQFRWQPEACDMLEFEASQFLMRVQDKTIAYVGDSLGRQMFQSMMCMATAGEERTDVEDVGAEYGLALAPGAKRPDGWAYRFPSTNTTILYHWSSTLCDLEPLNPSDPATSYAMHLDRPPAFVRDNLHRIHVLVLNTGHHWNRGKLRANKWEMYVGGSPNHNKNIAAIWKAKNFTIHSVVKWLDAQLPRHPHLKAFYRSISPRHFFNGDWDTGGRCDSTSPLAKGSGISQNRSEDADAEGAVTGTRVKLLDVTALSRLRDEGHISRYSIKATQGIQDCLHWCLPGVPDTWNEILAAQLL
- the LOC123077210 gene encoding protein trichome birefringence-like 14 isoform X1, encoding MRLRSINGLRCKQLKLVLLAFFVMFILWKWEEGTYYNTEDIHPDSLVVSHPANSKFVDQHTSSDEDFPSVDSLPQPVVKVQKQVTGAPPPLPVVGVPANVGGEQGASPSEPKECNHRNGRWVPDKRRPLYSGFGCKQWLSESWSCRLTQRTDFDYEQFRWQPEACDMLEFEASQFLMRVQDKTIAYVGDSLGRQMFQSMMCMATAGEERTDVEDVGAEYGLALAPGAKRPDGWAYRFPSTNTTILYHWSSTLCDLEPLNPSDPATSYAMHLDRPPAFVRDNLHRIHVLVLNTGHHWNRGKLRANKWEMYVGGSPNHNKNIAAIWKAKNFTIHSVVKWLDAQLPRHPHLKAFYRSISPRHFFNGDWDTGGRCDSTSPLAKGSGISQNRSEDADAEGAVTGTRVKLLDVTALSRLRDEGHISRYSIKATQGIQDCLHWCLPGVPDTWNEILAAQLL